A section of the Zymoseptoria tritici IPO323 chromosome 9, whole genome shotgun sequence genome encodes:
- a CDS encoding Ca2+-modulated nonselective cation channel polycystin, producing the protein MKVTTLAAALGALSVAKAAPQYGYPQDAPQYATSEEAPQYYTSEAAPSYAAPSEVHEAPSYPTESSEQPVFPVSSTFTSTTTKRHSTKFITITKTIQSAISGMPSTVVITVPETVTVTDDPVDATTSADSTSTDSDSSGSTSTESTSTDANSPESTSAESTSTDSATESTSDSTTETASATDSATSTVTDSTSSDSSSTSTSTSSAATPVPTDQSCDSLNNSNNGEVSSGDKNFSLQCGMPVDGTPLETTSSADSFGECLNECGATDGCAAFTFNPTAATCTLLSSVSDGLPDDTNGDSGVVIPGSSTTTSSSATASTTSDDSSSTTSDVSTTDSDSASSSQTASQTTGSASQTDTTTTDSSSESGVTTASSASQTSQSESTTEPGAQSDTTGSASQTSDSSASQTSDSSASQTDTSATDSQTSNSASTTTDSSASQTESSTSDSQTSGSASTTSAESSTSSATSASDSATSDSSSATSESASSQSTSTDFATSASQTSESTTSTDSTLTTLQTTVVSSTTIVIPSSTTSEQSSTTQSQTTTSEQASTTSTITQSQTTTASTSQSSTSESTGTSSDSTTSSAGSTTSGSTTTSGSATTSGSATTSSAPASSGACSSIGSGNTFGNGYTARCASDYHGFEDGSAAADSFAECAPLCDAKDSCAGFSYNGEVCFFKSAQGTTRRSDPNVDAAFKEGPSGGTTTTTTTNVTNAKRQAYYTETKPIYQIPSTYLAPVPTYQAPSTYGLSSPGYQVPTTYETSTPIYQAPSTYGLSTPGYQAPSTHEMSTPVYQVPSISETSTPVYQVPSTYVVSVPTYSAPAPYQTTVPGSYQPSYVASSTTYVVSQATYQAQYKRAEEEHPALPETYACNPAHSYPNGQSCISTAGSLTLVSPSAHAAQYQTTSEHHAVYTTKESHPTYIASPKSSPAYVASHPTYAASVKSAIPTYAASTKHHKTSSKISYHSSPPASYQTKHTSPPASYQTKNSSPPASKPPTYQTTTKTYAVVPSVPVSKPTYAASSPVPPPASKASSPPPAPPANTPVYSGGKPPVAPPAAPPIAPPAAPPAAPPVAPPAAPPAAPPTAPPMAPPMAPPMSPPAAPPAAPPMAPPAAPPVAPPASPQAAPQAAPPAAPPVAPPAAPAYTGAAERKEFSPTFALLPLAFVVFVL; encoded by the exons ATGAAGGTCACCACCCTCGCTGCCGCCCTTGGGGCACTCTCAGTCGCTAAAGCAGCTCCGCAATACGGCTATCCGCAGGACGCTCCTCAGTACGCTACTTCGGAAGAGGCGCCGCAGTACTATACCTCGGAGGCGGCACCTTCTTATGCTGCTCCGTCCGAAGTTCA CGAAGCCCCGTCCTACCCCACCGAGTCCTCCGAGCAGCCTGTGTTTCCTGTCTCCAgcaccttcacctccaccaccacgaaGCGCCACTCGACCAAGTTCATCACGATCACGAAGACGATTCAATCGGCTATCTCCGGAATGCCTTCCACCGTGGTCATTACCGTGCCCGAGACCGTCACTGTGACCGATGATCCCGTTGATGCTACAACTTCGGCTGATAGCACCTCGACCGACAGCGACTCAAGTGGCAGCACCTCCACCGAAAGCACCTCCACTGATGCCAACTCGCCCGAAAGCACCTCCGCCGAAAGCACCTCGACCGACTCTGCTACAGAATCTACTTCAGACTCCACTACGGAAACTGCCTCCGCGACTGATTCTGCTACAAGCACTGTCACTGATTCTACTTCAAGCGATTCTTCATCCACGTCTACTTCTACCTCTTCCGCCGCTACGCCTGTCCCAACTGACCAGTCTTGCGACTCGctcaacaacagcaacaacggAGAGGTTAGCAGTGGTGACAAGAACTTCAGCTTGCAATGCGGAATGCCCGTGGATGGAACACCTCTCGAGACGACTTCGAGCGCGGATTCCTTCGGAGAGTGCCTGAACGAGTGTGGTGCAACAGACGGGTGTGCCGCTTTTACATTCAATCCGACCGCAGCTACCTgcactctcctctcctccgtcaGTGATGGCCTGCCGGACGACACTAATGGCGACTCTGGCGTCGTGATTCCTGGATCCAGCACTACCACATCTTCAAGCGCGACGGCTTCAACGACGTCCGACGACAGCAGCTCCACCACTTCCGACGTGAGCACCACTGATAGCGACTCTGCGAGCTCTAGCCAGACGGCCTCTCAGACAACTGGCTCAGCCTCCCAGACAGACACCACCACAACTGATTCTTCCTCTGAATCGGGAGTGACGACCGCATCAAGCGCGTCTCAAACGAGCCAGTCTGAATCGACAACGGAACCTGGCGCTCAGAGTGATACTACGGGGTCCGCCAGTCAGACTTCGGACAGCTCTGCCAGTCAGACCTCGGACAGCTCTGCCAGCCAGACTGATACTTCGGCCACCGACTCACAGACTTCCAACTCTGCATCGACGACCACAGATAGCTCTGCTAGCCAGACTGAGAGCTCGACATCCGATTCGCAGACTTCAGGGTCGGCGAGTACCACGTCTGCCGAAAGCTCCACGAGTTCAGCAACCTCTGCCAGCGACTCTGCGACCTCCGACAGCAGCTCGGCGACCTCGGAAAGCGCCTCATCGCAGTCTACATCGACTGATTTTGCCACCTCGGCTTCGCAAACTTCTGAGTCGACCACTTCGACTGATAGCACGCTCACCACGCTGCAGACTACCGTCGTCTCAAGCACGACGATTGTCATTCCGAGCTCGACCACATCCGAGCAGTCTTCGACCACACAAAGCCAGACTACTACATCCGAGCAGGCTTCAACCACGTCTACTATTACACAAAGCCAGACCACCACCGCTAGCACATCGCAGAGCTCCACCAGCGAATCGACAGGCACCAGCAGTGATTCTACAACATCTTCAGCCGGAAGCACGACTTCGGGTTCCACCACCACTTCTGGTTCCGCCACCACTTCTGGTTCCGCCACCACTTCATCGGCTCCAGCCTCTTCCGGTGCTTGCTCTTCCATCGGTTCTGGCAACACATTCGGTAACGGATACACTGCTCGTTGCGCGAGTGACTACCACGGATTCGAAGATGGCAGCGCTGCAGCTGATAGCTTCGCTGAGTGCGCGCCGCTCTGTGACGCTAAGGACAGCTGCGCTGGCTTCTCTTACAACGGAGAAGTCTGCTTCTTCAAGTCCGCCCAAGGAACTACCCGCCGCTCGGATCCCAATGTCGATGCTGCATTCAAAGAGGGTCCATCGGGAgggacgacaacgacgaccaCCACGAACGTGACGAATGCGAAGCGTCAAGCATACTACACGGAGACCAAGCCGATCTACCAAATACCTTCGACCTACCTGGCCCCTGTTCCGACCTATCAGGCTCCTTCCACCTATGGTCTGTCATCTCCAGGCTATCAGGTGCCTACAACATATGAAACCTCAACGCCAATTTATCAGGCACCTTCGACATATGGTCTGTCAACTCCAGGCTATCAGGCGCCTTCAACACATGAGATGTCAACGCCAGTTTACCAGGTCCCTTCAATATCTGAAACGTCAACGCCAGTTTACCAGGTGCCGTCGACATATGTCGTGTCCGTACCAACGTACAGCGCACCGGCTCCTTATCAGACAACGGTGCCTGGGTCGTACCAGCCTTCTTATGTTGCTTCCTCCACGACCTATGTGGTAAGCCAGGCTACTTACCAGGCCCAATACAAGCGCGCTGAAGAGGAACACCCTGCTTTGCCGGAGACCTACGCATGCAACCCTGCTCACTCATACCCGAATGGCCAGAGCTGCATCTCTACCGCCGGAAGCCTGACTCTCGTCTCGCCCAGCGCCCACGCCGCTCAGTACCAGACGACGAGCGAGCACCACGCTGTCTACACTACGAAGGAGTCGCACCCAACTTACATTGCTTCTCCGAAGTCCTCGCCTGCCTACGTGGCCTCTCACCCAACCTACGCTGCGTCCGTGAAGTCTGCCATTCCAACCTACGCTGCTTCTACCAAGCATCACAAGACTTCTTCCAAGATCTCGTACCACAGCTCGCCGCCGGCAAGCTACCAGACTAAGCACACTTCGCCGCCCGCTTCTTACCAGACGAAGAACAGCTCGCCACCAGCTTCGAAGCCACCAACATACCAGACGACCACGAAGACGTATGCCGTCGTTCCTTCTGTGCCAGTCTCCAAGCCAACATACGCGGCGTCTTCTCCCGTGCCGCCTCCAGCTTCAaaggcttcttctcctcccccaGCCCCACCTGCCAACACCCCAGTCTATTCTGGAGGAAAGCCACCTGTCGCCCCGCCCGCCGCTCCTCCAATTGCTCCACCGGCCGCTCCGCCCGCCGCTCCTCCAGTTGCTCCACCGGCCGCTCCGCCTGCCGCTCCACCAACTGCTCCTCCGATGGCTCCACCGATGGCTCCTCCGATGTCTCCACCAGCCGCTCCGCCCGCTGCTCCTCCAATGGCTCCCCCAGCAGCGCCGCCCGTTGCTCCACCAGCCTCTCCTCAGGCCGCTCCTCAGGCCGCTCCTCCTGCCGCTCCGCCAGTAGCTCCACCAGCTGCCCCGGCCTACACGGGCGCCGCTGAGCGCAAGGAGTTCTCTCCCACTTTCGCACTTTTGCCTCTGGCTTTTGTGGTGTTCGTGTTGTGA
- the Nuf2 gene encoding Nuf2 like protein (Component of the mitotic spindle, based on homology to S. cerevisiae), whose amino-acid sequence MPSMDYNPRMSMARSQQPPSSQQKQRKEPDEDAFMTLPDKEIAGCISDIGINFSIDDLRKPNPQQIQKVFEWFAELLTMTTREIVAPAMRAAAEDMCGADDYERIFTADTRELMGFFITMRKLLLECGIKDFTFSDVYRPTHPRLVKIFSYIINFIRFRESQTAVIDEHYNSSERTKNAIEQLYHANQEKEDHLQEMQHNRANVEAALAEKERKASDLKTRLLELKKSQERVTERLERVKADQSRLKSLLEDKTSTVMQTRTEANKLRPYTEQSPANLEQSLRDLSANLNTDRNQIEVLDRRSRALQTSCDTFSLLQTDIQSLNRLLTDLSTELAKEEDESRSAARNREALTEKSNNVREVERQEKMLRKQLQQWTDRTEKLRNDAEERAKNAKSKMEGLRKMHRELTSERREKGEEVEKRRVRIEQTEKKMADLKEQIEHEVQAAREEYMKMESHIKLYITEMDQVIV is encoded by the exons ATGCCCAGTATGGACTATAACCCTCGCATGAGTATGGCTCGAAGCCAGCAGCCTCCTTCAAGCCAGCAAAAGCAGCGAAAAGAGCCCGACGAAGATGCGTTTATGACCTTG CCAGACAAGGAGATTGCAGGTTGTATCAGTGACATCGGCATCAACTTCAGCATCGACGACCTCCGCAAGCCGAACCCTCAGCAAATCCAAAAAGTCTTCGAATGGTTCGCCGAACTCCTCACAATGACCACACGCGAAATTGTCGCACCAGCTAtgcgagcagcagcagaagacATGTGCGGCGCCGATGATTACGAACGAATCTTCACTGCCGATACGCGCGAGCTTATGGGCTTCTTCATCACAATGCGCaaactcctcctcgaatGCGGCATCAAAGACTTTACCTTTTCCGACGTATATCGACCGACACACCCTCGTCTTGTCAAAATCTTCAGCTACATCATCAACTTCATCCGGTTTCGCGAGTCACAGACGGCAGTCATCGATGAACACTACAACTCAAGCGAGCGCACGAAGAATGCAatcgagcagctctaccACGCGAATcaggagaaggaagatcaTCTGCAAGAAATGCAACACAACCGCGCGAACGTCGAAGCCGCACTCGCCGAAAAAGAACGCAAAGCCTCAGATCTCAAGACTCGCCTCCTTGAGCTCAAGAAGTCCCAAGAACGCGTCACCGAACGCCTCGAACGTGTGAAAGCAGACCAATCCCGCCTCAAATCCCTTCTCGAAGACAAAACCTCCACAGTTATGCAAACCCGCACAGAAGCCAACAAGCTCCGGCCATATACCGAACAATCACCCGCAAACCTCGAGCAATCCCTCCGCGACCTCTCCGCGAACCTTAACACGGATCGCAACCAGATCGAGGTCCTCGACCGACGCTCCCGCGCGCTGCAGACCTCTTGCGACAcattctccctcctccaaacAGACATTCAATCCTTGAACCGCCTCCTAACCGATCTGTCCACCGAATTGgcaaaagaagaagacgaatcCCGATCAGCTGCACGAAACCGCGAAGCTCTCACCGAAAAGTCGAATAATGTAAGAGAAGTGGAACGGCAAGAGAAGATGCTCAGGAAACAATTACAACAATGGACGGACCGCACGGAGAAACTCCGGAACGACGCAGAAGAACGCGCGAAGAACGCGAAATCCAAGATGGAGGGATTGCGGAAGATGCATCGGGAATTGACGAGCGAGAGGCGggagaagggcgaggaggtggagaagcgGAGGGTGCGGATCGAGcagacggagaagaag ATGGCGGACTTGAAAGAGCAGATTGAGCATGAGGTGCAGGCTGCGAGGGAGGAGTATATGAAGATGGAGAGTCATATCAAGCTGTATATCACTGAGATGGACCAGGTCATTgtatga
- a CDS encoding serine/threonine-protein phosphatase 4 catalytic subunit: MPGLPASVDLDECIDRLYRKELLADSVIEAVCAKAKELLMKESNVVHIQAPVTVVGDIHGQFFDMIEIFKIGGYCPDTNYLFLGDYVDRGLFSIETISLLICLKLRYPSRVHLLRGNHESRGVTQSYGFYTECSRKYGNPAVWHHFTDMFDYLSLSCVIDDKIFCVHGGLSPSIHSIDQIKIIDRFREIPHEGPMADLVWSDPDAERDEFSLSPRGAGYTFGAQVVKKFLAVNSMTHILRAHQLCNEGYMVMFEDRLSTVWSAPNYCYRCGNLASVLEVGPGGERKWNVFDAAPENEVMRVEQQAQQQAQGGGDPVRDYFL; encoded by the exons ATGCCTGGTCTGCCGG CCAGCGTAGATCTCGACGAATGCATCGACCGCCTCTACCGCAAAGAACTCCTCGCCGACTCGGTCATCGAAGCCGTCTGCGCCAAAGCAAAAGAGCtgttgatgaaggagagCAATGTCGTCCACATCCAAGCCCCCGTGACCGTCGTCGGCGACATCCACGGCCAATTCTTCGACATGATTGAGATCTTCAAAATCGGTGGATACTGTCCGGACACAAACTATCTCTTCTTGG GAGACTACGTCGACCGCGGCCTCTTCTCAATCGAAaccatctccctcctcatctgCCTCAAACTCCGCTACCCTTCCCGGGtgcacctcctccgcggcaACCACGAGTCCCGCGGCGTCACGCAATCCTACGGCTTCTACACCGAATGTTCCCGCAAATACGGCAATCCCGCCGTCTGGCACCACTTCACCGACATGTTcgactacctctccctctcctgcGTCATCGATGACAAAATCTTCTGCGTACACGGCGGCTTGTCTCCCTCGATTCACAGTATCGACCAGATCAAAATCATCGACCGCTTCCGGGAGATTCCCCACGAAGGACCGATGGCGGATTTGGTATGGTCGGATCCGGACGCTGAGAGGGATGAATTCTCTCTTTCGCCTAGAGGAGCGGGGTACACATTCGGAGCACAAGTGGTGAAGAAATTCCTGGCGGTGAATAGCATGACGCACATCCTCCGCGCGCATCAACTCTGTAATGAGGGATACATGGTCATGTTTGAAGACCGACTGAGTACAGTCTGGAGTGCTCCCAATTACTGTTATCGGTGTGGGAATTTAGCGAGTGTCTTGGAGGTCGGGCCGGGAGGGGAGAGGAAGTGGAATGTGTTTGATGCGGCGCCGGAGAATGAGGTTATGAGGGTGGAGCAGCAGGCGCAGCAGCAGGCTCAGGGTGGTGGGGATCCGGTTCGGGATTACTTTTTGTGA
- a CDS encoding peptidase M28 (Peptidase M28 (Pfam: PF04389) with predicted signal peptide.), which yields MASHLLKLGTALLVLGVSASSSTVHSKRQASPGLTDNERLLTNSISNSSISQYSFYYTQGLHLAGTNQSQAQYTADLWAEAGFDSRLDVYNVFLNYPLDNSLNATWSNGSVYQPELEEAVLKEDPVTGFPNRVPTFHAYSASGSVEAEYVYVGIGQIPDFERLLELGVELKGKIALSRYGGPFRGLKVKNAQAYGMIGCIMFNDLADDRIKVSGGYLAYPDGPARNPTYVQRGTVLFLSTRPGDPTTPGYPSKAGVPRTGRDDVTPVIPSLPISYINAGPLLAALEGFGASGAEVNRSKWIGDYDTGYYSGPAPGVTLGLSNLMNETYTDIWNAIGVINGTDPNEGAIIIGNHRDAWMIGGAGDPNSGTAALNEVAKAFGGLLKTGWKPKRTIIFASWDAEEYGMVGSTEFVEEYLPWLNASAATYINFDSATIGPVPAFAGTPELHQIAIETMKKVQWPRTSGTMYEAWSKQPQVLGAGSDYIAFVQNGFPTLDVGSVASPTSPIFMYHSNYDTYEWMRRFGDPGFQVHAAVAQYVSLLLDLTALRSAIDTFRVHAEQADSLTADAVAARDTDLITAQNKKYQSFHRRFADTPGLPDRTFYRHAIFAPGRDDGYAPVTFPGITESIVLDKNLKLAMEWVEITAGVIVAAGEVLKA from the exons ATGGCATCTCATCTTCTCAAGCTGGGCACAGCTTTGCTTGTGCTTGGAGTCTCtgcatcttcctccactgTCCACTCCAAGAGACAGGCCAGTCCAGGGCTCACTGACAACGAGAGACTGTTGACCAACTCTatcagcaacagcagcatcTCGCAATACTCATTCTACTACACGCAAGGCCTCCATCTCGCAGGAACCAACCAAAGCCAGGCTCAGTACACCGCTGATCTCTGGGCTGAGGCAGGATTTGACAGCCGACTCGATGTATACAACGTCTTCTTGAACTATCCTCTCGACAACAGCTTGAACGCGACTTGGTCCAATGGCAGCGTCTACCAACCAGAGCTAGAGGAGGCCGTCCTCAAGGAGGATCCCGTCACTGGCTTCCCGAACCGCGTACCCACCTTTCATGCCTACTCTGCCAGCGGCTCGGTCGAAGCTGAATATGTCTACGTCGGCATCGGACAAATTCCCGACTTCGAACGTCTCCTCGAATTGGGCGTGGAGCTGAAAGGCAAAATTGCCCTCTCTCGATATGGAGGCCCGTTCCGCGGACTGAAGGTCAAGAACGCTCAAGCATACGGCATGATCGGCTGCATCATGTTCAACGACCTGGCCGATGACAGAATCAAAGTATCGGGTGGATATTTGGCCTACCCGGACGGTCCAGCTCGTAATCCGACTTACGTCCAGCGAGGTACCGTCCTCTTTTTGTCAACTCGTCCAGGAGACCCGACGACTCCAGGCTACCCTTCCAAAGCGGGCGTACCCAGAACGGGAAGAGACGATGTTACCCCAGTCATTCCATCTCTACCAATCAGCTATATCAACGCCGGTCCACTTCTAGCCGCGCTCGAAGGCTTCGGAGCTTCGGGAGCAGAGGTCAACCGTAGCAAGTGGATCGGCGATTACGACACTGGCTACTACTCTGGCCCTGCTCCAGGCGTCACGCTCGGTCTGTCGAACTTGATGAACGAAACTTACACCGATATCTGGAACGCAATTGGGGTCATCAACGGGACTGACCCTAATGAGGGTGCAATCATTATCGGGAACCACAGAGATGCATGGATGATCGGCGGAGCCGGTGATCCGAATAGCGGTACAGCCGCCTTGAATGAAGTCGCAAAAGCGTTCGGGGGTCTACTAAAGACTGGCTGGAAGCCCAAACGCACCATTATCTTTGCATCCTGGGACGCTGAAGAGTACGGCATGGTTGGCTCGACAGAATTCGTGGAGGAATACCTTCCCTGGCTCAATGCGTCCGCCGCGACATACATCAACTTCGACTCTGCTACCATCGGGCCCGTTCCTGCTTTTGCCGGCACTCCTGAGCTGCACCAGATTGCAATCGagacgatgaagaaggtACAATGGCCAAGGACTAGCGGCACCATGTACGAAGCTTGGAGTAAACAGCCGCAGGTTCTTGGTGCCGGCAGTGACTACATTGCCTTTGTGCAGAACGGATTCCCAACG CTCGACGTCGGCTCGGTCGCAAGCCCCACGAGTCCCATCTTCATGTATCACAGCAATTACGACACCTACGAATGGATGCGCCGCTTCGGCGACCCAGGCTTCCAAGTCCACGCCGCCGTTGCCCAATATGTCTCTCTTCTG CTCGATCTCACTGCCCTCCGCTCAGCAATCGACACATTCCGCGTTCATGCCGAGCAAGCGGACTCCTTGACCGCGGATGCTGTAGCAGCAAGAGACACGGATTTGATTACCGCGCAAAACAAGAAGTACCAAAGCTTCCACCGAAGGTTCGCCGATACACCTGGTCTGCCCGATCGGACGTTCTATCGGCATGCAATCTTCGCTCCTGGGAGGGATGATGGATACGCGCCGGTCACGTTCCCGGGAATCACGGAGTCGATTGTTTTGGATAAGAATCTGAAATTGGCGATGGAATGGGTGGAGATTACGGCGGGTGTCATCGTCGCTGCTGGAGAGGTGTTGAAGGCGTAA